Proteins encoded by one window of Nocardia goodfellowii:
- a CDS encoding NUDIX hydrolase, whose product MKGKTGYEENGQPFWDPRVRANIHAAGAVLWRYGDSGAVEIAVVHRPKYLDWSLPKGKLDPGETPVIAAVREVGEETGLDCRLGRYLGHVTYPIPGHRKLKRVDYWSAEVAGGAFTANSEVDQLGWYTLDKVQDQLSYPMDRQVLRSFTRLPARTSTLLLVRHAKAGRRDRFDGPDAERPLERAGQAQAQGLVPNLLAFGASEVFSADPVRCVQTVQPLAEKLGVPITLEPLLSETGYAAAKDEARARMVDLVSDSAVRVVCSQGKVIPDLLAWWAERDGVTLPSARNRKGSAWVLSFVDGKLVAADHLDRSLSTDVVKSDAAS is encoded by the coding sequence GTGAAAGGCAAGACCGGCTACGAAGAGAACGGCCAGCCGTTCTGGGATCCCCGAGTACGGGCCAACATTCACGCCGCCGGTGCGGTGTTGTGGCGGTACGGGGATTCCGGCGCGGTGGAGATCGCCGTGGTGCACCGTCCCAAATACCTGGACTGGTCGCTGCCCAAGGGCAAGCTCGATCCCGGTGAGACCCCGGTGATCGCGGCGGTGCGCGAGGTCGGCGAGGAGACGGGGCTGGACTGCCGCCTCGGGCGCTATCTCGGGCACGTCACCTATCCGATCCCCGGCCATCGCAAACTGAAGCGGGTGGACTACTGGTCCGCCGAGGTGGCGGGCGGCGCCTTCACCGCCAATTCCGAAGTGGACCAACTCGGTTGGTACACCTTGGACAAGGTCCAGGACCAGCTGTCCTATCCGATGGACCGGCAGGTGCTGCGCTCGTTCACCCGGCTGCCCGCGCGCACCAGCACGCTGCTGCTGGTGCGGCACGCGAAGGCCGGGCGCCGGGACCGCTTCGACGGTCCCGACGCCGAACGTCCGTTGGAGCGGGCCGGTCAGGCCCAGGCGCAGGGCTTGGTCCCGAATCTGTTGGCGTTCGGCGCATCCGAGGTTTTTTCCGCGGATCCGGTGCGATGTGTGCAGACTGTGCAGCCATTGGCCGAAAAACTAGGCGTACCAATAACTCTGGAACCCCTGCTTTCCGAAACAGGTTATGCCGCAGCGAAAGACGAAGCCCGGGCGCGCATGGTCGATCTTGTTTCGGATTCCGCGGTGCGCGTTGTGTGCAGTCAGGGCAAGGTAATTCCCGATCTGCTGGCCTGGTGGGCCGAACGCGACGGTGTCACGCTGCCCTCGGCGCGCAACCGCAAGGGCAGCGCCTGGGTGCTGTCGTTCGTGGACGGAAAGCTGGTGGCCGCCGACCATCTGGACCGTTCACTGTCCACCGATGTCGTGAAGTCGGACGCGGCAAGCTGA
- a CDS encoding D-alanine--D-alanine ligase family protein, which produces MTNRIRVAVVFGGRSNEHEVSCRSAGSVLRNLDPEKYEAVPIGITREGSWVLGGSEVAAMGLPDASGKAALPSVDATGAALTLTTDPQRAGQLVALDDAPIAELGSVDVVFPILHGPFGEDGTLQGMLELAGVPYVGPGVLASAAGMDKEFTKKLFAAEGLPIGVQVVLRPGTKTLTDTEREHLGLPVFVKPARAGSSIGITKVTDWDDLEAAIALAREHDPKVIVEAGIVGREVECAVLEFPDGRVEASVVAEILMPEADVTTAPQFYDFDTKYIDDVCEFDVPAKLDDDVSDRIRELAVQAFRALDCQGLARVDFFVTADGPVLNEINTMPGFTSISLYPRMWEATGIDYTTLISTLIDTAIARGTGLR; this is translated from the coding sequence ATGACGAACCGGATCAGGGTTGCTGTGGTGTTCGGCGGACGGAGCAACGAGCACGAAGTGTCCTGCCGCTCGGCCGGCAGTGTGCTGCGCAATTTGGATCCGGAGAAGTACGAGGCGGTACCGATCGGCATCACCCGCGAAGGCAGTTGGGTGCTGGGCGGTTCCGAGGTCGCCGCGATGGGTCTGCCGGACGCGAGCGGTAAGGCCGCGCTGCCGTCGGTGGACGCCACGGGCGCCGCGCTCACGCTGACCACCGACCCCCAGCGGGCGGGTCAGCTGGTCGCGCTGGACGACGCGCCGATCGCCGAACTCGGTTCGGTCGACGTCGTTTTCCCGATTCTGCACGGCCCGTTCGGTGAGGACGGGACGTTGCAGGGCATGCTCGAATTGGCGGGCGTACCGTACGTGGGGCCGGGCGTGCTGGCCAGCGCGGCGGGCATGGACAAGGAATTCACCAAGAAGCTGTTCGCCGCCGAGGGCCTGCCCATCGGTGTGCAGGTGGTGCTGCGGCCCGGGACCAAGACGCTGACCGACACCGAACGCGAACACCTCGGGCTGCCGGTTTTCGTCAAGCCCGCGCGGGCGGGATCCTCCATCGGGATCACCAAAGTGACGGACTGGGACGATCTGGAGGCCGCGATCGCCCTTGCGCGCGAGCATGATCCGAAGGTGATCGTCGAAGCCGGCATCGTCGGGCGCGAGGTCGAGTGCGCGGTGCTGGAATTCCCGGACGGCCGCGTCGAGGCCAGCGTGGTCGCCGAAATCCTGATGCCCGAAGCCGACGTCACCACCGCCCCGCAGTTCTACGACTTCGACACCAAATACATCGATGACGTCTGTGAATTCGACGTGCCGGCCAAGCTGGACGACGACGTGTCCGATCGAATCCGGGAACTCGCCGTGCAGGCGTTCCGCGCGCTGGACTGCCAGGGGCTGGCGCGGGTCGACTTCTTCGTCACCGCAGACGGCCCGGTGCTCAACGAGATCAACACAATGCCCGGCTTCACCTCGATCTCGCTGTACCCGCGCATGTGGGAGGCGACCGGAATCGACTACACCACGCTGATCTCCACCCTGATCGATACCGCGATCGCGCGCGGCACCGGACTGCGCTAG
- the cofC gene encoding 2-phospho-L-lactate guanylyltransferase, which yields MRPHSVHAVIAVKNLDLAKSRLADRLRPEHRARLVLAMLADTVTAALAVPRIGSVTVVTPDPAVSGLARALGAVVHPEPRSADLNGALADAARALRHRHGPVELLALQADLPALCPDELADMLTVAPAGKRSVVVDHAGTGTAALFVGDGTLALEPRFGPGSAQAHRAAGAVDLDGDWPGLRLDVDTAADLDAAVALGAGAATRALLREISWSPEVHEAVRRVC from the coding sequence ATGCGTCCGCACTCCGTGCACGCCGTGATCGCCGTGAAGAACCTCGATCTGGCCAAGAGCCGCCTGGCCGACCGCCTGCGCCCCGAACATCGGGCGCGGCTGGTGCTGGCCATGCTGGCCGACACCGTGACCGCCGCGCTGGCGGTGCCGCGGATCGGCTCGGTCACGGTGGTCACGCCCGATCCGGCGGTCTCGGGTCTGGCGCGCGCACTCGGGGCGGTGGTGCATCCCGAGCCCCGATCGGCCGATCTGAACGGCGCGCTCGCCGACGCCGCCCGCGCCCTGCGGCACCGGCACGGACCGGTCGAACTGCTTGCCCTGCAAGCCGATCTCCCCGCTCTGTGCCCGGACGAACTCGCCGACATGCTGACCGTCGCGCCTGCGGGTAAGCGATCGGTCGTCGTCGACCACGCGGGCACCGGTACCGCGGCGCTGTTCGTCGGTGACGGCACCCTCGCCTTGGAGCCGCGATTCGGTCCCGGCTCGGCGCAAGCCCACCGCGCCGCCGGCGCCGTCGATTTGGACGGTGACTGGCCAGGGCTACGTCTGGATGTCGATACCGCGGCCGATCTCGACGCCGCCGTCGCGCTCGGCGCCGGTGCCGCCACTCGCGCTCTCCTGCGCGAAATCAGCTGGTCGCCCGAGGTTCACGAGGCTGTTCGCCGCGTGTGCTAG
- a CDS encoding RNA degradosome polyphosphate kinase — protein MIVGVSDTEIVKQQLLPTPPPAATRLSADPEAQRLPRDRYLNREMSWLDFNARVLALAEDASLPLLERAKFLAIFASNLDEFYMVRVAGLKRRAETGLTVRSADGRSPSEQLELIASRAQEIADRHARVFMNSVRPALTDEGIAIIDWSDLDDDERRRLSGYFQDQVFPVLTPLAVDPAHPFPYISGLSLNLAVTVKDSATGGEHFARVKVPDNVDRFVRVRRTESGSPIAAFLPMEALIAAHLTLLFPGMEVVEHHSFRITRNADFEVDEDRDEDLLQALERELARRRFGSPVRLEVSDDMTEHMLDLLLRELDVDPGDVIQVPGLLDLSCLWQVYGVDRPNLKDFPYVPATPPAFGERETPRNVFAALREGDVLVHHPYDSFSTSVQRFIEQAAADPQVLAIKQTLYRTSGDSPIVNALIDAAEAGKQVVALVEIKARFDEQANIKWARALEQAGVHVVYGLIGLKTHCKTCLVVRREGATIRRYCHIGTGNYNPKTARLYEDVGLLTAAPEIGADLTDLFNSLTGYSRKANYRNLLVAPQGVRQGIIERIERETELAREGVPARIRMKANAIVDEQVIDALYRASQAGVPVQIVVRGICGLRPGVPGVSDNIEVRSILGRYLEHSRIMHFQAQDQYWIGSADMMHRNLDRRVEVMAQVKDPRLSEQLAGVFDSALDPATRCWVLHSDGSWHAWPDGVAEANGAQVRDHQEFLMRLRRPDQR, from the coding sequence ATGATCGTAGGTGTGAGTGATACGGAAATCGTCAAGCAGCAGTTGCTGCCGACGCCACCGCCCGCCGCGACACGACTGTCGGCCGACCCCGAGGCGCAGCGGTTGCCCCGTGATCGCTACCTCAATCGCGAAATGAGCTGGCTGGACTTCAACGCCAGGGTGCTCGCCCTCGCCGAGGACGCCTCGCTGCCGCTGTTGGAGCGCGCGAAGTTCCTCGCGATCTTCGCCTCCAACCTGGACGAGTTCTACATGGTCCGCGTCGCGGGCCTCAAACGCCGCGCCGAGACCGGCCTGACGGTGCGTTCGGCCGACGGCCGCTCACCCAGCGAACAGCTGGAGCTGATCGCGAGCCGCGCCCAGGAGATCGCCGACCGGCACGCCCGGGTCTTCATGAATTCGGTGCGGCCGGCGCTGACCGACGAGGGCATCGCGATCATCGACTGGTCCGATCTCGACGATGACGAGCGCCGCCGGCTGTCCGGGTACTTCCAGGATCAGGTCTTCCCCGTGCTCACCCCGCTGGCGGTCGATCCGGCGCACCCGTTCCCCTACATCAGCGGCCTGAGCCTCAATCTCGCCGTGACGGTGAAGGATTCGGCGACCGGCGGCGAGCACTTCGCCCGGGTCAAGGTCCCCGACAACGTGGACCGCTTCGTCCGTGTGCGCCGCACCGAATCCGGCTCGCCCATCGCGGCTTTCCTGCCGATGGAAGCGCTCATCGCCGCACACCTCACGCTGCTGTTCCCCGGAATGGAAGTGGTGGAACACCATTCGTTCCGGATCACCCGCAACGCCGACTTCGAGGTCGACGAAGACCGGGACGAGGATCTGCTGCAGGCGCTGGAGCGCGAACTGGCCCGCAGACGCTTCGGATCGCCTGTCCGACTAGAGGTTTCCGACGACATGACCGAGCACATGCTCGATCTGCTGCTCAGAGAACTCGACGTCGACCCCGGCGATGTCATCCAGGTGCCCGGCCTGCTCGACCTGTCCTGCCTCTGGCAGGTGTACGGCGTCGATCGGCCCAATCTCAAGGATTTCCCGTACGTTCCGGCCACCCCGCCCGCATTCGGCGAACGCGAGACCCCGCGCAATGTGTTCGCGGCGCTGCGTGAAGGCGATGTGCTGGTGCATCACCCCTACGATTCCTTCTCCACCAGCGTGCAGCGCTTCATCGAGCAGGCCGCGGCCGATCCGCAGGTGCTGGCCATCAAGCAGACGCTGTACCGCACCTCCGGTGACTCCCCCATCGTCAACGCGCTCATCGACGCCGCCGAGGCCGGCAAGCAGGTGGTGGCGCTGGTCGAGATCAAGGCCCGCTTCGACGAGCAGGCCAACATCAAATGGGCCCGCGCCCTGGAGCAGGCGGGCGTGCACGTGGTCTACGGCCTGATCGGTCTCAAGACGCACTGCAAGACCTGCCTGGTGGTCCGGCGCGAGGGCGCGACCATCCGCCGCTACTGCCACATCGGCACCGGCAACTACAACCCGAAGACCGCGCGGCTCTACGAGGACGTCGGATTGCTTACCGCCGCACCGGAAATCGGCGCCGATCTGACCGACCTGTTCAATTCGCTGACCGGTTACTCACGCAAGGCGAACTATCGGAATCTGCTCGTCGCACCGCAGGGCGTCCGCCAGGGCATCATCGAACGAATCGAACGTGAGACCGAATTGGCGCGCGAGGGCGTGCCGGCGCGGATCCGCATGAAGGCCAACGCGATCGTCGACGAACAGGTGATCGACGCGCTGTACCGGGCCTCGCAGGCCGGTGTCCCGGTGCAGATCGTGGTGCGCGGTATCTGCGGGTTGCGCCCCGGCGTGCCTGGCGTGAGCGACAACATCGAGGTGCGCTCGATCCTCGGCCGCTACCTGGAGCATTCCCGGATCATGCATTTCCAGGCGCAGGACCAGTACTGGATCGGCAGCGCCGACATGATGCACCGCAATCTGGACCGGCGGGTGGAAGTCATGGCCCAGGTGAAGGATCCGCGGCTGTCCGAACAACTCGCGGGAGTGTTCGATTCGGCCCTGGATCCCGCCACCCGCTGCTGGGTACTCCATTCCGACGGCAGTTGGCATGCCTGGCCGGACGGAGTCGCCGAAGCCAACGGCGCCCAAGTGCGCGACCACCAAGAGTTCCTGATGCGATTGCGGAGACCTGATCAGCGGTGA
- a CDS encoding DUF3515 domain-containing protein, whose protein sequence is MAAQERDKTVDDTESAPDPAEPVDTEDRRAAPYPPALVATAVALPVVLVVGVLVAAVMASRGPVDREPLVLGPVPAPAAEGPACTALLPALPSNLGDYTHAQLVDPQPPGTRAWQLPDGGSPIVLRCGLDRPLDFNRASGLQIVNGVQWFEARDQVAATSTWFAVDRETYVALTVPDGSGPTPLQEVSDAIKATLPEQPIDPGPLPN, encoded by the coding sequence GAGCGCGACAAGACCGTCGACGACACGGAGTCGGCTCCGGATCCGGCCGAGCCGGTGGACACCGAGGACCGCCGGGCCGCCCCGTATCCGCCCGCGCTGGTCGCCACCGCCGTGGCGCTGCCGGTCGTGCTCGTCGTGGGTGTGCTCGTGGCGGCGGTCATGGCCAGCCGCGGCCCGGTCGACCGCGAGCCGCTGGTGCTCGGCCCCGTCCCCGCGCCCGCCGCCGAGGGCCCCGCGTGCACTGCGCTGCTGCCCGCGCTCCCGTCGAACCTCGGCGACTACACCCACGCTCAACTGGTCGACCCGCAGCCGCCGGGCACCCGGGCCTGGCAGCTACCCGACGGTGGCAGCCCGATCGTGCTGCGCTGCGGCCTGGACCGCCCGCTGGACTTCAACCGCGCCTCCGGACTGCAGATCGTCAACGGGGTGCAATGGTTCGAAGCCCGCGATCAAGTCGCCGCGACCAGCACCTGGTTCGCCGTCGACCGCGAAACCTATGTGGCGCTGACGGTTCCGGACGGCTCCGGGCCCACGCCGCTGCAGGAGGTCTCCGACGCGATCAAGGCGACGCTGCCCGAGCAGCCGATCGATCCGGGCCCGCTGCCGAACTAG
- a CDS encoding NAD(P)H-dependent glycerol-3-phosphate dehydrogenase → MTRAAVMGAGSWGTAFAKVLADAGTEVTIWARRPEVAHALATEHRNPSYLTDVQLPAVSATSDHEEALAGAQIVVLAVPSQTLRANLEKWNGALERAVREQDATLLSLAKGIETGSLLRMSQVIEQVTGNDPSRIAVLSGPNLAGEIAAGQPAAAVVACSDAARAAAVQHACATGYFRPYTNTDVIGAEIGGACKNVIAIATGIASGMGLGYNTRASLITRGLAEVMRLGVAVGADPVTLAGLAGVGDLVATCTSADSRNYSFGYVLGQGKTMDAAQEATHGQVAEGVKSCTSVRALAEVHQVEMPLTNAVHQVCHAGVSVAEAVGILLGRQIKPER, encoded by the coding sequence ATGACAAGGGCGGCAGTAATGGGTGCGGGGTCGTGGGGGACCGCGTTCGCGAAGGTGTTGGCAGACGCGGGCACGGAGGTGACCATCTGGGCACGCCGGCCGGAGGTGGCGCACGCACTGGCCACCGAGCATCGCAATCCGTCCTATCTCACCGATGTGCAGCTGCCCGCGGTCTCGGCGACCTCCGATCACGAGGAGGCGCTGGCGGGTGCGCAGATCGTGGTACTCGCGGTTCCATCTCAGACTTTGCGGGCAAATCTCGAGAAGTGGAACGGTGCGCTGGAGCGGGCGGTGCGCGAGCAGGACGCCACGCTGCTGAGCCTGGCCAAAGGCATCGAAACCGGTTCGCTGCTCCGGATGAGCCAGGTGATCGAGCAGGTCACCGGTAACGACCCGAGCCGGATCGCGGTGCTCTCGGGTCCGAACCTGGCCGGTGAGATCGCGGCCGGACAGCCCGCGGCCGCGGTGGTCGCCTGTTCCGACGCGGCCCGCGCGGCCGCCGTGCAACATGCCTGTGCCACCGGATATTTCCGGCCCTATACCAACACCGACGTGATCGGCGCGGAAATCGGCGGCGCCTGCAAGAACGTCATCGCGATAGCGACCGGCATCGCCTCCGGCATGGGCCTGGGTTACAACACCAGAGCCAGCCTGATCACCCGCGGCCTCGCCGAGGTCATGCGGCTCGGCGTGGCGGTCGGCGCCGACCCGGTGACGCTGGCCGGACTGGCCGGGGTGGGCGACCTGGTCGCCACCTGCACCTCGGCGGACTCGCGCAACTACTCCTTCGGGTACGTACTCGGCCAGGGCAAGACGATGGACGCCGCGCAGGAAGCCACTCATGGCCAGGTCGCCGAGGGTGTGAAGTCCTGCACATCGGTGCGCGCGCTGGCCGAGGTGCACCAGGTCGAGATGCCGCTGACGAATGCCGTGCACCAGGTCTGCCACGCGGGTGTGTCGGTGGCCGAGGCGGTCGGGATCCTGCTCGGCAGGCAGATCAAACCGGAGCGCTGA